From one Paractinoplanes brasiliensis genomic stretch:
- a CDS encoding family 43 glycosylhydrolase: MNVHFRRFLAMILAVAVVLLPAVPASAAPPVGYTNPIAGQRADAQIWKHTDGYYYLTATVPEYDRIVLRRATTVQGLSNAGETVIWRKHSSGEMSANIWAPEIHFIDGKWYVYFTAGRADDRFRIRMYVLETPAANPLTGTWTERGRIATPWDTFSLDETTFVHNGVRYLAWAQQEPGISTNSNLYLARMSNPWTITGTPVRLSVPTLSWETRGYAVNEGPAVVVRNGRVFMTYSASATDANYCLGMLTASATANLLSASSWVKSPNPVFASNAATSQYGPGHNSFTVAEDGQSDLIVYHDRSYRDISGDPLNDPNRRTRVQKFYWNADGTPNFGIPIPDGVHPVRLRSHNVPDRYLRHWEYRARLDANVTNLADSQFRIVTGLAGNGSVSLESTNFPGYYLRHRNNEAWVDRNDGTALFRNDASFTRRAGLADAAGVSFESVNFPGRYLRHVDYLLRLEPAPDATARADATFHLE, from the coding sequence ATGAACGTTCACTTCCGAAGATTCCTGGCCATGATCCTCGCGGTGGCCGTCGTGCTCCTGCCGGCGGTCCCCGCGAGCGCCGCCCCGCCGGTGGGCTACACCAACCCGATCGCCGGCCAGCGGGCAGACGCCCAGATCTGGAAACACACCGACGGCTACTACTACCTGACCGCCACCGTCCCCGAGTACGACCGGATCGTGCTGCGGCGGGCCACGACCGTACAGGGTCTCTCGAACGCCGGAGAGACGGTGATCTGGCGCAAACACTCCAGCGGCGAGATGAGCGCCAACATCTGGGCGCCGGAGATCCACTTCATCGACGGCAAGTGGTACGTCTACTTCACCGCGGGCCGCGCCGACGACCGGTTCCGCATCCGCATGTACGTGCTGGAGACCCCGGCCGCCAACCCGCTGACCGGCACGTGGACCGAGCGCGGCCGGATCGCCACCCCGTGGGACACGTTCTCGCTCGACGAGACCACGTTCGTGCACAACGGCGTCCGCTACCTCGCCTGGGCGCAGCAGGAACCCGGCATCAGCACGAACTCGAACCTGTACCTGGCCCGCATGAGCAACCCCTGGACCATCACCGGCACCCCCGTACGCCTGTCCGTGCCCACCCTGTCCTGGGAGACCCGTGGGTACGCGGTCAACGAGGGACCCGCCGTGGTCGTGCGCAACGGCCGGGTGTTCATGACGTACTCGGCCAGCGCCACCGACGCCAACTACTGCCTCGGCATGCTGACCGCCTCGGCCACTGCCAACCTGCTCAGCGCCTCGTCGTGGGTCAAGTCGCCCAACCCGGTCTTCGCCAGTAACGCCGCCACGAGCCAGTACGGGCCGGGGCACAACTCGTTCACGGTGGCCGAGGACGGGCAGAGCGACCTGATCGTCTATCACGACCGCAGCTACCGCGACATCAGCGGCGACCCGCTCAACGACCCCAACCGGCGTACGCGGGTGCAGAAGTTCTACTGGAACGCCGACGGCACCCCGAACTTCGGCATCCCGATCCCCGACGGCGTTCATCCCGTACGCCTGAGGTCGCACAACGTCCCCGACCGGTACCTCCGGCACTGGGAGTACCGGGCCCGCCTGGACGCGAACGTCACCAACCTGGCCGACTCGCAGTTCCGGATCGTGACCGGGCTGGCCGGCAACGGCTCGGTGTCGCTCGAGTCGACCAACTTCCCGGGCTACTACCTGCGCCACCGCAACAACGAGGCCTGGGTCGACCGCAACGACGGCACCGCGCTGTTCCGGAACGACGCCAGTTTCACCCGGCGGGCCGGGCTGGCCGACGCGGCCGGCGTGTCGTTCGAGTCGGTGAACTTCCCGGGCCGCTACCTGCGG